A section of the Caballeronia sp. M1242 genome encodes:
- a CDS encoding glycosyltransferase family 4 protein encodes MRIAQIAPLTESVPPKLYGGTERVVSYLTEALVELGHDVTLFATGDSQTTAKLEAVWPRALRLDPAIRDRIAPHMLLMELVRRRAEEFDVLHFHMDYYSFSLFNRQDTPFVTTLHGRLDLPEQQPVFDTFNTAPVISISDSQRHPLPQAKWVSTVYHGLPETRYVPQPVEQKYLAFLGRISPEKRVDTAIRIAGRCGLPIKIAAKVDAADHEYFEREIAPLLELPYVEFIGEINDAQKADFLSGAHALVFPVDWPEPFGLAMIEAMACGTPVIAFNRGAVPEVVDEGVSGFIVEDEIGAVAAVNRLHTLSRAGVRRRFEERFTSHRMARQYLDAYQAVVRAQKRSRFKLIDRAAT; translated from the coding sequence GAGTCGGTCCCGCCCAAGCTCTACGGCGGCACGGAGCGCGTCGTGTCGTATCTCACGGAGGCGCTCGTCGAGCTTGGCCACGATGTGACGCTGTTCGCCACCGGCGACTCGCAAACCACCGCGAAGCTTGAAGCCGTCTGGCCGCGCGCGCTGCGCCTCGACCCGGCGATTCGCGACCGCATCGCGCCGCACATGCTGCTGATGGAACTGGTGCGCCGCCGCGCCGAGGAGTTCGACGTCCTGCATTTCCACATGGACTATTACTCCTTCTCGCTCTTCAACCGGCAGGACACGCCGTTCGTCACGACCTTGCACGGGCGGCTCGACTTGCCCGAGCAGCAGCCGGTTTTCGACACGTTCAACACCGCGCCCGTGATCTCGATCTCCGATTCGCAGCGCCATCCGTTGCCGCAGGCGAAGTGGGTCTCGACGGTCTATCACGGCCTGCCGGAGACGCGTTATGTGCCGCAGCCCGTCGAGCAGAAGTATCTGGCGTTCCTCGGGCGCATCTCGCCGGAAAAGCGCGTCGATACGGCCATTCGCATCGCGGGGCGCTGCGGCTTGCCGATCAAGATCGCGGCCAAGGTCGATGCAGCCGATCACGAATACTTCGAGCGCGAGATCGCGCCGCTGCTGGAATTGCCCTACGTCGAATTCATCGGCGAGATCAACGACGCGCAGAAGGCGGACTTCCTGTCGGGCGCGCACGCGCTGGTTTTCCCGGTCGACTGGCCCGAGCCGTTCGGACTCGCGATGATCGAGGCGATGGCCTGCGGCACGCCCGTTATCGCGTTCAATCGCGGCGCGGTGCCGGAAGTGGTGGATGAGGGCGTGTCGGGCTTTATCGTGGAAGACGAGATCGGCGCGGTCGCGGCGGTCAACCGGCTGCATACGCTCTCGCGGGCGGGCGTGCGCAGGCGCTTCGAGGAGCGCTTCACGTCGCACCGCATGGCGCGGCAATATCTCGACGCGTATCAGGCCGTGGTGCGCGCGCAAAAGCGCTCGCGCTTCAAGCTGATCGATCGCGCGGCGACCTGA
- a CDS encoding YSC84-related protein, producing MQRRNFMLKTTAVLALGGLALAGCTTNSNTGAEKAAGSADDRRSIDADVDSTIQRLYATVPGSRELVAKSRGVLVFPSVIQAGFIVGAQYGKGSLRVGGSTVGYYSTTSGSFGLQAGAQSKSIIFLFMTQDALDKFRNSDGWSAGADASVALVKMGANGAVDTTTATNPVEAFVLTNAGLMADVSLQGTKVTRLKM from the coding sequence ATGCAAAGACGAAACTTCATGCTCAAGACGACGGCCGTGTTGGCGCTGGGAGGCCTCGCGCTTGCCGGTTGCACGACGAATTCGAATACCGGCGCTGAAAAGGCCGCCGGCAGCGCGGACGATCGCCGCAGCATCGACGCGGACGTCGACAGCACCATCCAGCGGCTCTATGCGACGGTTCCCGGCTCGCGCGAACTGGTCGCGAAGTCGCGCGGCGTGCTCGTGTTCCCGTCCGTGATTCAGGCAGGCTTCATCGTCGGCGCGCAGTACGGCAAGGGCTCGCTGCGCGTGGGTGGCAGCACGGTCGGCTACTACAGCACGACCTCCGGCTCCTTCGGCCTGCAGGCGGGCGCGCAGTCGAAGTCGATCATTTTCCTCTTCATGACGCAGGACGCGCTCGACAAATTCCGCAATTCGGACGGCTGGTCGGCAGGCGCCGATGCATCCGTGGCGCTCGTCAAGATGGGCGCGAACGGCGCGGTCGACACGACCACCGCCACCAACCCGGTCGAAGCGTTCGTGCTGACGAACGCGGGCCTGATGGCCGACGTGTCGCTCCAGGGCACGAAGGTGACGCGCCTGAAGATGTAA